In a single window of the Terriglobia bacterium genome:
- a CDS encoding serine/threonine-protein phosphatase, whose product MPLAKAGDRLHVRDPLIFSPHNSDAHPPDATLGRCGSWHLTVDLPARTDERINRGVLMLERRIYDLIEEASTGEHSGSFGVHLLDRLYSTFAEDLGISSCELWQRLKGETRRVSARGEALSPEFSHGLQALSRRHKKSNPFWHPGNEIHLPVAVVMFGRKQKSFLTFYFRPAVLETDRERIEETILLITRLVTMFVQKHEERNQLHEILSLSRHQQQRLLSQSQPFFAGYEMLAHSDPSEIVGGDYYNLELLSPEVLAVTIADAKGKGFIAAVQITALHRCVRLVNREPLKLTAKMGRLNQAFNDEGDDRDLISAVLCELHQDGRFLYVNASHPYPLLRRGHELIELDEGGLFVGLQPEAKYRFGMVEMARGDLLCLYTDGISESESGEQDHLPQMKDLLIQEGERPLRELAESILSLTSSRENRDDRTLLMIRRL is encoded by the coding sequence TTGCCCCTCGCGAAAGCAGGAGACCGGCTCCATGTTCGAGACCCACTGATCTTCTCCCCCCACAACAGCGACGCCCACCCTCCGGACGCCACACTTGGCCGCTGCGGGTCATGGCATTTAACCGTCGATCTCCCGGCTCGAACCGATGAAAGGATCAACCGAGGTGTCCTGATGCTGGAAAGAAGGATTTACGACCTGATCGAAGAAGCCTCCACGGGAGAGCACAGCGGAAGCTTTGGGGTCCATTTGCTGGACAGGCTGTATTCCACTTTCGCAGAGGACCTCGGAATCTCCTCGTGTGAACTCTGGCAACGGCTGAAGGGCGAAACTCGTCGGGTGAGCGCGCGAGGAGAAGCGCTCTCCCCGGAGTTTTCCCACGGGCTGCAGGCCCTATCGCGTCGACATAAGAAATCAAATCCATTCTGGCACCCCGGGAACGAGATCCACCTTCCGGTCGCCGTGGTGATGTTCGGGAGAAAACAGAAGTCATTCCTGACGTTTTACTTCCGCCCGGCGGTGCTCGAGACCGACCGCGAAAGAATTGAGGAGACGATCCTCCTCATCACCCGCCTGGTCACCATGTTCGTCCAAAAGCATGAGGAGAGAAACCAGTTGCATGAGATCCTCTCTCTTTCCAGGCATCAACAGCAACGATTGCTGTCCCAGAGTCAACCGTTTTTTGCCGGATATGAAATGCTGGCTCACTCGGACCCGTCCGAGATTGTGGGCGGGGATTACTACAACTTGGAGCTGTTGTCGCCGGAGGTCCTGGCTGTCACCATCGCGGATGCGAAGGGGAAGGGTTTCATCGCCGCCGTCCAAATCACGGCGCTGCATCGCTGTGTGCGCCTGGTTAATCGTGAACCGCTGAAACTCACGGCAAAGATGGGGAGGTTAAATCAAGCATTTAACGACGAAGGGGACGACCGGGATCTGATCTCTGCGGTTTTGTGCGAGCTCCATCAGGATGGCCGGTTCCTGTATGTCAACGCGTCGCATCCCTATCCTTTGCTGCGGCGCGGGCATGAATTGATCGAACTGGACGAGGGCGGCCTGTTTGTCGGCCTTCAACCCGAAGCGAAATACCGTTTTGGAATGGTGGAGATGGCGCGTGGCGACCTGCTCTGCCTTTATACGGACGGGATCTCCGAATCGGAAAGCGGAGAACAGGACCACCTCCCTCAGATGAAGGACTTGCTCATTCAGGAGGGCGAACGGCCACTGCGAGAACTGGCTGAGTCAATTTTGAGCCTCACCAGCAGTCGGGAAAACCGGGATGACCGCACCCTCTTGATGATCCGCCGACTGTAA
- a CDS encoding alkaline phosphatase family protein, whose amino-acid sequence MFRRMNFKSLVGKTSLVLALSIISLGGSAIRCEDSEPRTTTPIKHVIVIFQENVSFDHYFATYPMATNPVGEPTFKARPGTPSVDGLPADLLTNNTNSANPFRLDRSQAATCDQDHGYTDEQKAYHAGLLDKFVEFAGNSGPGCNPHQVMGYFDGNTVTALWNYAQHFAMSDNHFGTVFGPSSPGALNLVSGQTSGADVSNLTTPFGQDSIASAVIGDPQPRFDDCSTREVLGMTGTNVGDLLNTAGVTWGWFQGGFRPSSVVNGTAVCGTAHTGSTGLSTKDYIPHHEPFQYYVSTANPHHLSPSAVDMIGKTDQANHQYDLIDFWSAAHSGHLPAVSFLKARAFQDGHAGYSDPVAEQAFLVDTVNRLQTLREWESTAVVIAYDDSDGWYDHVMPPIVSQSSTSLDALTGPGSCGTAAAGSLQGRCGYGPRLPLLVISPFSKENFVDHSVSDQSSILRFIEDNWGLGRIGGQSFDEKAGSLLNLFDFKGGRSDRLFLDTSTGQPSNKKSDREL is encoded by the coding sequence ATGTTTCGAAGAATGAATTTCAAGTCCCTCGTTGGAAAGACATCACTGGTTCTTGCATTGTCGATCATCTCTTTAGGTGGGTCCGCAATACGGTGCGAAGACTCTGAGCCCCGGACCACGACTCCCATTAAGCATGTCATCGTCATCTTTCAGGAGAACGTTTCGTTCGATCACTACTTTGCCACCTACCCCATGGCGACGAATCCGGTCGGAGAGCCGACGTTTAAGGCCCGGCCGGGAACACCCTCGGTGGATGGGCTTCCGGCGGACTTATTGACCAATAACACGAACTCCGCAAATCCCTTTCGGCTCGACCGCAGCCAGGCAGCGACTTGCGATCAGGATCACGGCTACACGGACGAGCAGAAGGCCTATCACGCCGGGCTCCTCGACAAGTTTGTGGAATTTGCGGGCAACAGTGGCCCCGGGTGCAATCCCCACCAGGTGATGGGTTACTTCGATGGAAATACCGTCACGGCGCTCTGGAACTATGCGCAGCATTTCGCGATGAGTGACAACCATTTTGGAACGGTCTTCGGCCCTTCCTCTCCGGGTGCCCTGAACCTGGTTTCGGGACAGACTTCGGGTGCGGATGTTAGTAATCTCACGACGCCCTTCGGCCAGGACTCCATTGCGTCTGCGGTGATTGGCGATCCTCAGCCACGTTTCGACGATTGCTCCACCCGAGAAGTGTTGGGGATGACTGGGACCAACGTCGGCGATTTATTGAATACGGCCGGCGTGACCTGGGGCTGGTTCCAAGGAGGGTTTCGTCCGAGTTCGGTGGTCAATGGAACCGCGGTCTGTGGCACGGCCCATACCGGCAGCACTGGACTGAGTACCAAGGACTACATCCCCCATCACGAACCGTTCCAATACTATGTCTCTACGGCCAATCCACACCATCTGTCGCCCAGCGCGGTCGATATGATCGGCAAAACGGATCAAGCGAATCACCAATACGATTTGATCGACTTTTGGAGTGCGGCACATTCAGGCCACCTTCCCGCGGTCAGCTTCCTCAAGGCACGCGCATTTCAGGATGGTCATGCGGGATACTCCGACCCGGTCGCCGAGCAAGCCTTCCTCGTCGACACCGTCAATCGCCTGCAGACACTGCGCGAATGGGAGAGCACGGCAGTCGTTATCGCCTATGATGACTCGGACGGGTGGTATGACCATGTGATGCCGCCCATCGTCAGTCAGTCGAGCACCAGCCTGGATGCCCTTACGGGACCTGGATCCTGTGGAACGGCGGCCGCGGGGTCTCTTCAGGGCCGGTGTGGTTACGGACCCCGGCTGCCCTTGCTGGTCATATCACCTTTCTCCAAAGAGAACTTTGTCGACCATTCGGTGAGTGATCAAAGCTCCATCCTGCGTTTTATCGAAGACAACTGGGGGCTTGGCCGGATCGGCGGTCAATCGTTTGATGAAAAGGCCGGCTCGTTGTTGAATCTTTTTGATTTCAAAGGAGGTCGTTCGGATCGTCTCTTCCTCGATACCTCCACGGGGCAGCCATCAAACAAGAAATCTGACCGCGAACTCTAG
- a CDS encoding GNAT family N-acetyltransferase, translating into MDEKIISTERMDLIAATAELARTEMEGIEEFSRRLGVHVSEDWPPPLNDAQSMNWTLRYLLENPDGVGWATWYFVLRTPDPRERTAIGNGGFKGKPSQDGTVEVGYSLMEPYQGRGYATEAVRGLLKWAFDHPRVNRVIAETYPELLLSIRVLEKNGFVPTGKGSEERVIRFEITRERLGMAG; encoded by the coding sequence ATGGACGAAAAGATAATATCCACAGAGAGGATGGATCTGATTGCCGCCACCGCGGAACTCGCCCGTACGGAGATGGAGGGCATAGAGGAGTTTTCGCGCCGGCTGGGGGTCCACGTCTCCGAGGATTGGCCGCCTCCCTTAAACGATGCCCAATCGATGAACTGGACCCTGCGATACTTGCTTGAGAATCCCGACGGGGTGGGATGGGCCACCTGGTACTTTGTCCTTCGCACCCCTGACCCCAGGGAGCGAACCGCAATCGGCAACGGCGGCTTCAAGGGTAAGCCTTCGCAGGATGGCACGGTTGAGGTGGGCTACTCTTTGATGGAACCATACCAGGGTCGTGGGTATGCGACGGAAGCGGTCAGAGGGTTGCTGAAGTGGGCGTTCGATCATCCGCGGGTCAACCGCGTCATCGCCGAAACCTATCCCGAGCTCTTGCTGTCCATCCGGGTCCTGGAGAAGAACGGTTTTGTGCCTACCGGAAAAGGGTCCGAAGAACGAGTTATCCGCTTTGAGATTACCCGTGAACGTTTAGGGATGGCCGGATAA
- a CDS encoding DUF5995 family protein, giving the protein MLANSIDEVIQRLDEIVDFSSQERSRLGYFAALYRRVTIQVKNGIEEGLFEDGPRMEHLDVVFANRYLEALEQRRQGPHTTRSWQIALETSSGWWPIVLQHLLLGMNAHINLDLGIAAARTCAGDSIQGLKTDFGKINQILASLVSGVERELETVWPTLRLLDQIAGKTDEAIINFSMEKAREHAWEVAVRLAPLTNADQASQIELIDAETALIGQAIRHPGALISTVLRVIRLGERRSVTQIIDILK; this is encoded by the coding sequence ATTCTCGCAAACTCAATTGATGAAGTCATCCAGCGGCTGGACGAGATCGTCGATTTCTCATCTCAGGAGCGCAGCCGCCTCGGTTATTTCGCCGCCCTTTATCGGAGGGTGACGATTCAAGTAAAGAATGGCATTGAAGAAGGTCTGTTTGAAGACGGGCCGAGGATGGAGCACCTGGATGTTGTATTTGCCAACCGCTACCTCGAGGCCCTCGAGCAGCGCCGGCAAGGGCCTCACACCACCCGGTCCTGGCAGATTGCCTTAGAGACCTCCTCCGGGTGGTGGCCCATCGTACTCCAGCATTTGCTCCTGGGAATGAACGCTCACATCAATCTCGACTTGGGGATTGCTGCGGCGAGAACCTGTGCCGGGGATTCAATTCAGGGACTCAAAACCGATTTCGGGAAGATCAATCAGATCCTGGCGTCCCTGGTCAGCGGGGTGGAACGCGAACTGGAAACGGTGTGGCCCACGTTACGCTTGTTAGACCAGATCGCCGGGAAGACCGACGAGGCGATTATTAATTTCAGCATGGAGAAGGCCCGGGAACATGCCTGGGAAGTGGCCGTTCGCCTGGCGCCCCTAACAAACGCGGATCAGGCCTCCCAGATCGAATTGATTGACGCTGAGACGGCCCTGATCGGCCAGGCCATCCGACATCCGGGAGCTCTGATCAGCACCGTGCTCCGTGTCATCCGGCTTGGCGAGAGACGCAGCGTAACCCAAATCATCGACATCCTCAAATAG
- the pbpC gene encoding penicillin-binding protein 1C, whose amino-acid sequence MGAGLLAFVLFSVVSPSFIPPPFEEVRKDYRRSDAVLLDRHLEVIHELRVDNQRRRLDWVPLDGISPALQSAVLRAEDRNFFKHRGVDWRAMGGVLLKGFSSENLRGASTITMQLAGKLSRELQRQRGRRSLWQKLMQIQAARQLERYWSKPQILEAYLNLVSFRGELQGIAVASRGLFDKQPHGLSNPEAVIMAALLRAPNASVDQVATRACQLSDALGLHLDPADVQTKTREVLTKPYSVQPEMALAPHVAWRLLEAGKTKATSETTHSIVCTVDGTLQRFAVETLERHLLSVREQNVHDGAALVVDNQTGEVLAYVGNVGNLASARYVDGTRARRQAGSILKPFLYSLAFEERLMTPASLIDDSPLDLPAVNGIYRPENYDNRFHGRVTARIALASSLNIPAVKTLNLVGVDAFVRRLGDLGIRDLRPADFYGPSLALGSADISLWDLVNAYRTLANGGLWSPLRLTFGEAPEAPPRRAVSRGAAFLVADILSDRASRTETFELESPLSTRFWTAVKTGTSKDMRDNWCVGYSSRYTVGVWAGNFSGEPMWNVSGITGAAPVWVEIMNWLHRDQPSSPPAPPAGVIARRIEISDSGESLNEWFLKGTEPLEIRPASALANFRIVYPAGGTIIALDPDIPGEQQKVLFESRPSDHRLLWSLDGEEIGSAGSALPWTPRAGKHTLALVDGSMHILDSINFEVRGAVVP is encoded by the coding sequence GTGGGTGCTGGCCTGCTTGCGTTTGTTCTCTTTTCCGTTGTTTCCCCTTCTTTCATTCCGCCGCCTTTTGAGGAAGTGCGCAAGGATTATCGACGCTCCGATGCTGTCCTCCTGGATCGTCACCTCGAGGTCATTCACGAATTGAGGGTCGACAATCAACGGAGACGGCTGGACTGGGTGCCATTGGATGGAATTTCCCCAGCCCTGCAATCCGCCGTCCTCCGTGCGGAAGACAGAAATTTCTTTAAACACAGAGGGGTGGACTGGAGGGCGATGGGCGGGGTGTTGCTTAAGGGGTTCTCTTCCGAGAATCTGAGGGGTGCCAGCACGATCACGATGCAGCTTGCCGGGAAGTTGAGCCGCGAGCTGCAGCGACAGAGAGGCCGCCGTTCCTTGTGGCAGAAGCTGATGCAGATCCAGGCGGCGCGCCAGTTGGAGAGGTATTGGTCGAAGCCACAGATCCTGGAGGCTTATCTCAACCTGGTCAGCTTTCGTGGAGAGTTGCAGGGCATCGCCGTCGCTTCCCGAGGCCTGTTTGATAAGCAACCTCACGGATTGAGCAATCCTGAGGCGGTCATTATGGCAGCCTTGCTTCGAGCTCCGAATGCCTCCGTGGATCAGGTTGCAACGCGCGCTTGTCAACTCTCGGACGCCCTGGGGTTGCACTTGGATCCTGCGGATGTGCAGACGAAGACCAGGGAGGTTCTAACAAAGCCTTACTCTGTCCAGCCGGAGATGGCACTGGCCCCACATGTGGCCTGGCGTTTGCTGGAGGCGGGGAAGACGAAGGCAACTTCCGAGACCACCCATTCGATCGTATGCACTGTGGACGGAACCCTCCAACGATTTGCCGTTGAAACCCTCGAGCGTCACCTCCTCTCGGTGAGGGAGCAGAACGTGCACGATGGAGCGGCTCTGGTGGTCGACAACCAGACGGGCGAGGTGTTGGCTTACGTGGGAAACGTTGGAAATCTGGCAAGCGCGCGCTATGTGGATGGAACCCGCGCCCGGCGCCAGGCAGGATCCATCTTGAAACCGTTTCTCTACAGCCTTGCGTTTGAAGAGCGGCTGATGACTCCGGCTTCTTTGATTGACGACAGCCCTCTCGATCTCCCTGCCGTGAACGGAATCTACCGCCCCGAAAATTATGATAACCGGTTTCACGGCCGTGTGACGGCGCGAATCGCGCTGGCATCTTCTTTGAACATTCCTGCCGTGAAAACCCTCAATCTAGTCGGCGTTGATGCCTTCGTCAGGAGACTGGGCGACCTGGGGATTCGGGATCTTCGGCCTGCCGATTTCTATGGCCCTTCCCTGGCTTTGGGCTCCGCGGATATTTCACTCTGGGATCTCGTCAATGCCTATCGAACCTTGGCGAACGGCGGCCTGTGGAGTCCTCTTCGTCTGACTTTCGGCGAGGCCCCGGAAGCCCCTCCCCGCCGCGCTGTGTCTCGGGGTGCCGCTTTTCTCGTAGCGGACATCCTTTCTGACCGGGCGAGCCGGACCGAGACCTTCGAATTGGAGAGCCCGCTTTCCACCCGGTTCTGGACGGCGGTAAAGACCGGGACCAGCAAGGACATGCGCGACAACTGGTGTGTGGGGTACTCGAGCCGGTACACCGTCGGCGTCTGGGCCGGTAATTTTTCGGGGGAGCCCATGTGGAACGTGAGCGGAATCACCGGTGCAGCTCCGGTGTGGGTCGAAATCATGAACTGGCTGCATCGCGATCAGCCGAGTTCTCCGCCCGCGCCCCCCGCAGGGGTAATCGCCAGGAGAATCGAAATCTCTGATTCCGGCGAAAGCCTCAACGAATGGTTTCTCAAGGGGACAGAACCCCTCGAAATCCGGCCAGCTTCGGCGCTCGCGAATTTCCGGATCGTTTATCCGGCCGGCGGCACGATCATTGCCTTGGATCCGGATATTCCGGGGGAACAGCAGAAGGTTCTCTTTGAATCCCGGCCCTCTGACCACCGCCTTCTGTGGTCCCTGGATGGAGAAGAAATCGGGTCCGCGGGGTCCGCTCTGCCTTGGACACCCAGGGCAGGCAAACACACCCTGGCGTTAGTGGATGGATCGATGCACATCCTTGACTCCATCAATTTTGAAGTCCGCGGAGCGGTCGTACCCTAG